The Linepithema humile isolate Giens D197 chromosome 2, Lhum_UNIL_v1.0, whole genome shotgun sequence genome has a segment encoding these proteins:
- the LOC105679065 gene encoding uncharacterized protein: MNDMQVKLDTWLKLIQSEKLDENLLEDIQTNIQWWSGNLLNKVVFKLLVHLCRTAEKCDTQNYETGERIAELTKLLCSLLVEVPDGNNDNFVKILFKIARYLISLNMYEDAAEICCYLQPGNLYNPENGTVELLNKVISLWSVLINNTFVAFTAEFLNTEHYNHLKILIRHEIKITKIITYENYTKDLIVKISTYLDRIASIDKKTKKYNDFCNYILEYLTEVPLRLDKDEKYVIYYHILRIMCHIIHMTVNITDVGCTVKTFDKLFSHFNILLARDKECHLCFQQFRSLCTTLLIPIKNFVSDSAKSIQNVICCNLNIAQKYGYTGGLKQNALIIDEIVEPMFTYWEKCIEADTSMLKHLVNTDILQEITNLFININKNEFYCTQVSKECKWCPGKACTIKKDLYNVIIIKSKLLSLLCKSYIKTMSEKMQILDYAAEILEHNVKSVTNEMRGSKCKRWIQLWNICYSLVYNMGILSVHVYKKSVHLFSLLFTCIFQTNFKCLESSKDLINSVSLALNQLSVVHYNNSMYREAMTVCALYALLTYNQPDTKAFYMWTKIKQHVSKEDAKLTILECLRNDKDEIKNKMGFEVDTSKCDLIKLYSREAKSLLEAKIAFTTGVSSVLKELKKLKPSNYKYAHVIQLLGYYILDFEHDSSILEYHEEAIFNLKQDKAISMSVLCLQANLNFFIFVDKLHAIKEQTHMEMETMKFALCAPKLPEVSETKSSNVVPAYSMINVKEDSSLMPSLQKCLKKWKQLFKCDINEIIKNLEPNLILHMLITAGEYSRLYRYEDCEAEAWTLAYELASEINDYCTIIYVTGRCISLRQINYDWIAIAKELAIKHKASENEDVIDAIAIFWISLADLYFECGKCDDAKQLLKEARRLPTISFLDNISVYLLSLDVIIRHRNLYKKDMEQEKYSLYIVESLFAVRSLNESLLTKKCKNQVRYLFSYDVLFNTTINISMKINSLLSSRGISPDLVRRLKSAQRLGAVMRTAELLKALCYIDLSRSQLNDCEVKLQGLEHILNMETFQLSMNSKPIQTLSTHLITPTKFVDPVRDIQEHNSSPVLAKQVFGLPKFALHVDCDCYKCGNMSYRYLVFATTCIRAQLCVLQNQDSTALDYFHGAFKIRQKLFGEKESVLPENWPLDEIGVKRFSWQARFYIADYVQLLIDFCYFLKMNVSRQQDALDIISLAINVCRKYKLEGHPVYVFAKEFVLDTDFQPVLDSSSCLSYMVPQSCDIDITNYLQVPTDLNVCVTPVAKNRNVKKPLSVRRKGSPITWKTTSKVNKIWSDEDDDNSSPSYSARKIKPRTKLVRRILVNDLSDDITVLEDTKSRNRTGNRNSTKRKLMKDIKTSPIVSDLTQNLDFDKLDVSTTTENIDKLIDKVDSLEVDSKTSKRKSAKNTKQLTTIDYNANANQAEELYDKLNNLTIKEKTSDNADSFTLTKIEKDNSLQIPKISVINYEEKSNEIAEKQNTENASKSLVNETKTARKFFKHTKLSTKFEVYSTRTTRSSVRRKKEAE; the protein is encoded by the exons CTATTTGATCTCTCTGAATATGTATGAGGATGCAGCAGAAATATGTTGTTACTTACAGCCTGGTAATTTGTATAATCCTGAAAATGGCACTGTGGAACTCTTGAACAAAGTAATATCCTTATGGAGTGTCTTAATTAACAATACATTTGTCGCTTTTACTGCTGAATTTTTAAACACAGAACATTACAACCATCTAAAAATTCTCATAAgacatgaaataaaaataactaaaataattacatatgaaaattatacaaagGATCTGATTGTGAAGATAAGCACATACTTAGATAGAATAGCTTCAATTGACAAGAAAACGAagaaatataatgatttttgcaattatatacTGGAATATTTAACAGAAGTGCCGTTACGCTTggataaagatgaaaaatatgtaatatattaccaCATACTTCGCATCATGTgtcatataatacatatgacTGTTAATATAACTGATGTCGGCTGTACTGTaaaaacttttgataaattatttagtcATTTCAATATTCTCTTAGCGAGAGACAAAGAATGTCACTTATGCTTTCAACAATTTCGAAGCTTATGTACAACATTGTTAATACCAATTAAGAATTTTGTAAGTGATAGTGccaaaagtatacaaaatgttatatgCTGTAATTTGAATATTGCTCAAAAATATGGATATACAGGAGGCCTTAAGCAAAATGCACTCATTATCGATGAAATAGTTGAACCCATGTTTACATACTGGGAGAAGTGCATAGAAGCTGATACATCTATGCTCAAGCATTTGGTTAATACTGACATTTTGCAAgagataacaaatttatttataaatataaataaaaatgagtttTATTGTACGCAAGTGTCAAAGGAATGCAAGTGGTGTCCAGGGAAAGCATGTACAATTAAGAAGGATTTatacaatgttataattataaaaagtaaacttCTTAGTTTATTATGTAAGTCATACATTAAAACCATGTcagaaaaaatgcaaattcttGACTATGCTGCAGAAATCTTGGAGCACAATGTAAAATCAGTCACCAATGAAATGAGAGGGAGCAAATGTAAACGTTGGATACAATTGTGGAATATCTGTTATTCTTTAGTTTATAATATGGGGATATTATCCGTCCATGTTTATAAGAAAAGCGTACATTTGTTCTCGTTGTTGTTCACTtgcatttttcaaacaaacttTAAGTGCCTGGAAAGTTCTAAAGATCTGATAAACTCTGTTTCTCTTGCGCTAAACCAATTAAGTGTTGTACATTACAATAACAGTATGTATAGAGAAGCCATGACTGTATGCGCATTATATGCCTTGTTAACTTACAATCAACCCGATACAAAAGCTTTCTATATGTGGACAAAAATTAAGCAACATGTTTCTAAGGAAGATGCAAAATTAACTATCTTGGAATGCTTGAGGAACGATAAAGATgagataaagaataaaatgggCTTTGAAGTTGACACTTCTAAGTGTGATCTGATTAAATTGTATTCACGGGAAGCAAAAAGTTTACTGGAGGCGAAGATTGCATTTACAACCGGTGTATCATCAGTTTTGAaagaacttaaaaaattaaagccaAGTAATTACAAATATGCACATGTGATACAATTATTAGGATATTACATATTAGATTTTGAACATGACAGTTCTATTTTGGAGTATCATGAAGAAGCTATATTCAATTTGAAGCAGGACAAGGCGATCTCTATGTCTGTTCTTTGCTTACAAgccaatttaaatttttttatatttgtggaTAAGTTGCACGCAATTAAAGAGCAAACGCATATGGAAATGGAAACGATGAAATTTGCTCTGTGTGCTCCCAAGTTACCAGAAGTTAGCGAAACCAAATCTTCAAATGTAGTGCCCGCTTACAGTATGATAAATGTTAAAGAAGACTCCAGTCTTATGCcaagtttgcaaaaatgtttgaaGAAATGGAAGCAGCTGTTTAAATGCGATATT aatgaAATTATCAAGAACTTGGAACCTAATCTTATACTGCACATGCTGATAACAGCTGGCGAATATTCCCGCCTATATCGTTATGAAGATTGTGAAGCTGAAGCATGGACATTGGCGTATGAATTAGCGTCAGAGATCAATGATTattgtactattatttatg tcaCTGGTCGTTGTATTTCGTTGAggcaaattaattatgattggATTGCTATCGCTAAGGAGCTTGCCATAAAGCACAAAGCTTCTGAGAATGAAGATGTAATTGATGCCATTGCTATCTTCTGGATAAGCTTAGCGGATCTCTATTTTGAATGTGGAAAG TGTGATGATGCTAAGCAATTACTTAAGGAAGCTAGACGTCTTCCAACAATTTCATTTCTCGATAATATATCTGTATATCTTCTAAGCCTAGATGTTATTATACGCCatcgaaatttatataaaaaagatatggAGCAAGAAAAGTATAGTTTGTACATTGTGGAAAGTCTGTTTGCGGTGAGGAGCTTGAATGAATCTCTGTTaacgaaaaaat GCAAGAACCAAGTGAGATATCTTTTCAGTTACGATGTGCTCTTCAACACAACAATCAATATATCCATGAAAATAAACAGTCTGTTATCTTCTCGTGGGATCAGTCCGGATTTAGTGCGACGTTTAAAATCGGCACAACGTTTAGGTGCAGTGATGCGCACCGCCGAGCTGCTCAAAGCCCTGTGTTACATCGATTTGTCACGTTCGCAATTGAATGATTGCGAGGTGAAGTTGCAAGGCCTTGAACATATACTGAACATGGAAACATTTCAGTTGTCAATGAATTCCAAGCCCATTCAAACGTTGTCGACTCATTTGATAACCCCCACGAAGTTCGTGGATCCTGTTAGAGATATACAAGAGCACAACTCTTCGCCAGTGCTCGCCAAGCAAGTCTTCGGTCTACCGAAATTCGCGCTGCATGTAGATTGCGATTGCTACAAGTGCGGCAATATGTCGTATCGATACTTGGTCTTCGCTACCACCTGCATCAGAGCGCAGTTGTGCGTTTTACAGAATCAGGACAGCACGGCACTCGATTACTTCCACGGCGCCTTCAAGATAAGACAGAAACTGTTCGGAGAGAAAGAGTCGGTTCTGCCAGAGAACTGGCCGCTTGACGAAATTGGGGTGAAGCGATTCTCTTGGCAAGCGCGATTCTACATCGCCGATTACGTACAGTTGTTGATCgacttttgttatttcttgAAGATGAATGTATCGAGACAACAGGATGCGCTCGATATCATCAGCTTAGCGATCAATGTATGTCGCAAGTATAAATTGGAGGGCCATCCCGTCTACGTGTTTGCCAAAGAATTCGTGCTTGACACTGATTTCCAACCGGTACTGGATTCTTCAAGCTGCTTAA GCTATATGGTTCCACAGTCGTGCGACATTGATATAACCAATTATCTACAAGTCCCGACTGATCTGAACGTTTGTGTCACACCGGTTGCTAAAAATCGTAACGTTAAGAAACCTCTGTCGGTACGGCGTAAAGGAAGTCCCATAACTTGGAAAACAACTTCGAAAGTTAATAAGATATGGAGTGACGAAGACGACGATAATTCATCACCATCGTACTCGGCTAGAAAAATTAAACCGCGCACGAAGTTAGTGAGAAGAATTTTGGTGAACGACTTATCGGACGACATCACTGTGCTGGAAGATACGAAATCGAGAAATCGAacaggaaatagaaatagcaCGAAAAGGAAATTGATGAAGGATATTAAAACATCCCCCATAGTTTCAGATCTAACGcaaaatttagattttgatAAGCTAGATGTATCTACCACAAcggaaaatattgataaattgatAGATAAAGTGGACAGTCTCGAAGTCGACTCAAAAACGTCAAAACGAAAAAGCgctaaaaatacaaaacaattaaCAACCATTGATTACAACGCGAATGCAAATCAAGCTGAGGAGttatatgataaattgaataatttaacaataaaggAAAAGACAAGTGATAATGCGGACTCTTTTACActgacaaaaattgaaaaagataatagCTTACAAATTCCGAAAATTTCAGTGATAAATTACGAAGAAAAATCGAATGAAATTGCTGAGAaacaaaatacagaaaatgCGAGTAAATCATTGGTGAATGAAACTAAAACTGcacgaaaattttttaaacatacaaAATTAAGTACAAAGTTTGAAGTTTATAGTACAAGAACGACAAGATCCAGTGTcagaaggaagaaagaggcagaataa